The following is a genomic window from Bombus fervidus isolate BK054 chromosome 15, iyBomFerv1, whole genome shotgun sequence.
tcattattaatttttatctattgaatatacatttttaactgCATGAagtatcattaaaataattctcataaaaaataaagttccAGAAATTAAACTTATAGCAACTTACAagttcaatttattaaaattaaatctataCAAAAGGAAAAACATATGTTATAGGTactgttaaaaaataattaatttgtatattaataaactaatttgtaaattaatattataatatcattatttttcattaaatctaAGACTATAtggatattattataacaatatttataaaattattatagaaaatggTAAAAAGTTTGTTGAGGACAAAAATGGGTTGATATCAATTTTGGCAGTATTGGAGAAAAGTATTACATTGCAAAATGTAGAAGGTGCACCATTTCTTCGCAATGTTGCTGCAGGACTGTTGCTAAACTTTCTTATTGACCGACCGTCTCTTCATACAgaggtataatatttttattaatatttctcttctttgcTGTATCGTTTTACGATTGTAGCTGTAttagtataattttcaaacagtTTACCTTACATGCTCtctgtatattatatagaatataaaattttcatctagaataatcttatttaaatattagtctttctttattttcttcttaggCACTGAAACAAGAAGTAGTGCCAATTATCTGCAGTATTCTGGAAATCGATGGAATTACAGGTGGAGAGGCTGCAATGCATTCTCTTTTGATACTAGGAATACTGAATGATGctaacataatatttttagatgaaagggttatgaaaattttaataaatatcttatccACTGATACATCATCAGAACTTTCTGAAATGTGTTTAGAACTTCTTCATGGACAAGCAGAAGATGGTATCATTTTAcatatgtttaatttaattatctacaataataatgtaaaatgttGAGTAGTATTAAttcatattgatattttagagAATGCCAAATTGATCCTTGCTAAAGCAGGTGTTTGTGAGTTACTGTTAAAGTTGTTGGAAAAACATAGTCCGTACTGTACAGATGAAGAAACAAGATCTGTGTTGAAGATCGCTTGCAACTTAATTGTTCTTATATTAACTGGAGGTATGTTAACCAAAAGAGAAGTAATAAGTACTTTAACTGTATTTTATAAGTATATTATgtgtaacgtaatattttaGATGACAGTATGAATTATCTATATGGTGAAAGTAATGGTGTTGCATATAAAAAGCTAATTGAGTGGCTCGAAAGCGAAGATAAAGATTTACAAATTACAGCCGTCTTAGCAATGGGCAATTTTGCGCGTACCGATGCCCATTGCAAACTTATGGTTACGCAAGGTGTTCATTGCAATCTTCTGAAACTGCTGCAGAAAAATAATACAGATATAGCTGATATAAGATTTCAACATGCACTACTCAGCGCTTTGAGGAATCTTGTTATTCCCGTGGATAATAAGCctgtaatattaaaagatgGGTTGATAAACATTTTGTATTCTATGTTGAATGTTTCATCttatccagttgtatttaagcTACTGGGCACTTTAAGGATTGTTATTGATGGCCAAAGTATGTTAACAGTAGTTCTTATAAACATTTTgttaaatacatagaaaaaatatatatttagctattaatatatatttaataaatatatattagcaGATAAGTATGATGTGAAGAATAGGTAGTTTACTTATTATTACAGGTGAGGCTGCCATAGAATTAGGAAAAAGGGATGGTTTAATAAAGAAAGTTGTTAATTGGTGCGAAGTCGAGGAACATCCTGGAGTTCAAGGCGAAGCAAATCGTTTAATCGCTTGGCTAATTAATAACAGCAGGTTAATTAggtttaataaatacatatttgtaaaatttacatatcTTATGCATgaagtttatatatattatatgtatgtataattattaatatttatgttttttatcattagaaatagagaaatagCACTTCTAGTAATGGAACATGGAGCTGTGAAGCACCTAGTCAAAATGTTAACAACACCACACGTTTTAATGCTAAATGAAGCTTTAATTAGCTTGATGATATTGACTACAACTTCCCTGATCGAATGTGAAAATCTTCTTCTTGAGGCTGATATAGGAGAAAAACTTTGCACACTTTTTACTACTTTAAACAGTTTGGAAGTACCAATTTTGCATAATGTTTTAAgtctaatagaaaatattattaatttaggtattattgaaatacaatatgaaatttaatcacATAATTGA
Proteins encoded in this region:
- the Vimar gene encoding visceral mesodermal armadillo-repeats; the protein is MMEGELKDNIDKLVEELRFVVKSEKEIEDIIQVLDSIVNVSKTSIGEATEFTIDDVFLTLLRHESKEIIAKTAKAIAEIAKSERGREKCTTTDLVNALIDLLKEDRVDVLTQTSRALGNICYENENGKKFVEDKNGLISILAVLEKSITLQNVEGAPFLRNVAAGLLLNFLIDRPSLHTEALKQEVVPIICSILEIDGITGGEAAMHSLLILGILNDANIIFLDERVMKILINILSTDTSSELSEMCLELLHGQAEDENAKLILAKAGVCELLLKLLEKHSPYCTDEETRSVLKIACNLIVLILTGDDSMNYLYGESNGVAYKKLIEWLESEDKDLQITAVLAMGNFARTDAHCKLMVTQGVHCNLLKLLQKNNTDIADIRFQHALLSALRNLVIPVDNKPVILKDGLINILYSMLNVSSYPVVFKLLGTLRIVIDGQSEAAIELGKRDGLIKKVVNWCEVEEHPGVQGEANRLIAWLINNSRNREIALLVMEHGAVKHLVKMLTTPHVLMLNEALISLMILTTTSLIECENLLLEADIGEKLCTLFTTLNSLEVPILHNVLSLIENIINLDALREHLGKTELITLCQGTNLIKEEPKLNEKLKKICDKIV